The Xiphophorus couchianus chromosome 18, X_couchianus-1.0, whole genome shotgun sequence DNA window ATTAAAAATTTTGATTGAGTCCCACCACTTGtcttaatataataaaatctattttctttgAGGTCATGGACTCATCtctatttgaattaaaatacatcttgttcaatttaaatgagttaaaaaatatactGGGAATTCAAATGTTCCATTTAGTATTAATAGTGTACTCATGCAGCACCGCCAGGGGGAGCTTTAGTACAGCTTTGTATCATTCACACTCTTGGATGCCAACAACCTTCTACTAATTATGACTACATTTTCCctgaaaatgtcttaattttacTTTGTCTTATATTTTCTGGCAGCAAAATTCtgcaagattttatttatatatatttttacattttctacaaataaaaagtggaaaGGTGTTATGTGCTTTGGTATAACCTCAGGATTCCCAATGTCATTGAGGAAGAGGCTTGGTACAACacaagataaaacagaaatacaaagaacAAACAATCATGGAAACACACACTTGAACTGGAGTGTATTTTGGGGGGGTTGGAGTAAAAGGATCTTAAAGTATAATTCAAATGTGTAATATAGTGCTTTATATAACCACTAGGGAGCAGCACTCTGACCTTGGCTCAGTGTATTTTGTAGTATAAGTCgtttatgtaactttttttgctctgtttgtGAAGCACAATTAGCATTTAAGAAACCTGGATCAAGAGTGTCTTGATACAATGtttattaatagattttttatttttcaattattctgTTCTTCACTTTTATCTGCTTTTCTTGTTCACAGacttgaaaatatatttctagagtaattttcttttaaatattttactttctttcactGAATCAAAATATCACTGAATACTTTTCACCACAGATAGACTGAGTATATGTAGGTCTAAATCCAATTTACTTCATATGATTAgaacatttttgtaacattttgaactgttatttcttttttactcacTACTTCCTTTTTGCCTCTGTGTTGCAGACAAGCCAGCTGTCTGATACAAGTATTTCTGAAAGCCTTTTAAGCAAGGACAGCTTGGAGAATGAAAAGTCAGACCAAAGCACATTTAGTCCACGGAGTCCGTATTCATCATTTTTTCTCGACTTTGAGAAACCAAAGAAGCGGCATGATTTAACCCCAACATCAGCCCCGACTTCAGTCTTGGCAAAGATTCCTCGGGATCAAAATCCAGCCCTTCTTGGAAAAtttgacaaacacaaacaagaaagtCAGGCAGATTCTATGTGGTCTCCTAATAATATGGATGTTTTTCAAACTTCCCCAAGGGtcacatctgaaaaacaaacacctgaCTCATTAGCTGTTTCTATTATTCCTTATGAAGACTCAAAGCACTTTGAGGCAAAATCCATGATAAACAGTCAAACCCACAACATTCTGGACACAAATGAAGTTGATGCTGATGATATTAATGTGGAAGATTTATATGCCACAGAAGACGATTTGTTACACTGTAGATCTCAAATTATTAATGATGACAGTCAGTTGACTTATCCATCAGCTAAAAACATTCCTTTCTCTTctgaaaatggcattttattgGAGACGCCGATGAAAGGAAGTGTTGCCAATAATTACTTAAATGATGAAGTCCTTTTGCATACAGTAAAAGAAAACCTCCAGCGTTTATCTGAGAAAGTAGCCTCTATTTCCATAAATAACCTCAACAAAGTCTCAAACCTAATGTACCAAACAGAGAAACCCATAAATGCAGCATCAACGTCATCTACATGTTTATCTAATGATCAATCAGAGACAGAGAAGTGTGACCATCTAAAAGAAGAAGATAAAGAAACACCCGATCCAATGATCTCCACTTATTCACTATGCAACACCAGATTACTTAAAGGAATCCTCAAAAAAAAGTCCAAGTATTCTTCAgaagatttgtatttgtatgaCTCAGGgcatttaattttgtcaaaacaagTAGCGTTAGCAATAAGAGACAGTATGGAATTGaccagagcaaaaacaaaagatgtgaTGGTCAATAGCAGCACGACAAAAAAGCTTCGCTGGTTTGATGAAGTCCATCCAGAAAAGGAGTCCAAAGAGCATGACAGAGCAAACCAGGAGAAACCCATGTTCCACCTAACAAACATCTCCAAGCACCATCATCCAAGTCTCACTAGAGAGAATGAGTCTTCAAAGCCTGGACCCAGAATGGCCCCAGCAGCCTCTGTTGGTTATCGTTTTACAAAAGAAGCGTGGGCAGATGTTGGGGTTCAAGTTAACATGGCCCAGGAGCGAGCAGACAAGGTCAAGGCGTTGTGTACCAGCACCAGAACCAGTAGGTCAAAGGTCCCTCGGACAGATTGTAATGCCAGACTCGGTAGGGGTCCTGTTTCCTCACGGGTAAGAAAGGGCACCATCATACGACCTCAATCTGCCATCGAGGTGGTTCAGATTGGCAAAACCCAGGGGAAGATCATGGTGCCCCGCCCACCTCCTCGGACAGAGCCGATGGAAGAAAATAACGCTAAACAAGCCCCCGTCACAGAGGAGGCTCCGTACAGGAACAACTCAGTGGAGACGTACCCCTGCCCTATCTGCCTGTATTTAGACTGCAATGTGAATGGCGCATCCAGTTCAGGACCTCAAGAGATTCACAACAACATCAATGAAAGAGGGACGATGAATGAGAAAGGCCTCTGTTTACACATCACACCCACAGATGAAGAGATCGCACAGCTCTGGGATGGAGTCCGCAGTGCCTTAAACACAAAGGATGGtaatgtatgttttattatgtGGTCATGTCATGTTGCAGCTACAAACGTCAATGTGCTTTTTAATGGATTATTCTGATAGACTATTCCAAAGTAGTACAAGTGAAAGGAAATTGATAACTGGGTCCTGTATTCAGTCTTTCTGAGTctatactttgtagaaccatcCTTCACTGCTATTACAGATGTGTCTTTTGGAGTATGCCTTTGCCAGCTTAGTATGACAGAGTACTAGGTTCAtactaagaaaacattttaaaaaatttaaaaattatttttttaatttttgctttaaggATCTCTACAGTTTTATCCCTGAGCTATCCGGTGTAAAAGTGCTATAAAATATCCACGGAGGACCAACAAAATTTCTAAGAGGCAATGTATCTACTGTTCAATCAAGTTTTTATCAGACTTGTTTCTTTCTAAACAGTAGATTTAAATTTCACATAAATATACACACAAATAGcttgagaaaatatatttaaactggTCTTCTATTTCTTCGCAGTATCATAGCATATGTTTGTAGATATTCAGCTACAAGAGATACATCTATTTAAAAGACTTACAAAGATTGTTTAAGTCATGAAGAATCACgtaaaatatgtttactttaaaacagAACTCTTCTGAATGTATACAGTATGAACCTACATCTATTTAACTTTCATGTGTATGTAACTCAGCTTTGCCGTGGGCATTGATAGACCTTCGTATTATCAAAGATGCtggcttctgtttttttaacaacaagcatagtttaataaatatttgatatatagaacaaaacacagtttatgCTTTTGTTTCCTACAAGAAGGAAGTCAAAAGGTTCACTTGCCACTTGTCACGGTGGTATGTGCAACATTCTTAGACAACTCTGATGTATTATAGCCAGcaattctttcatttatttattgagtgGATTGTTGATGCTGAATTTATTAACTGTGTTACATTTAATGACTGAAAGTTATTTAATCTGCCTTTATGTCTGTTAAATAAAGCTAAGTAGACATATGTAGCGCACCTGAGTAAATCAATGTGTTCCTGAACAATAGCTGCAATACTTTGTCCTTTTAGTGTTgctaaaataagttaaatatcTTCTTTTAGCCAAACCTGTCCTTCAAAAGCATGCCCGGGAGAGCAGGCAAGTCTACAGGAAACCCTTTGCTGAGCACAGCAGACAACCTCCTGTCGCAGGAAGCAGGAGATTTCTTCAGACCTATCAGGTGAATCTTTGCACAGGTCTGTAGTTGCCCTGTGGGGAGGGAAAGTGAGCATAATTATTAAAGATCAGACAGTTGGTAGGTTTAAACTTGCTTTGCTGTCTCTTTAATGCCACACATTGTCTAAGTGAAGTTTATTAACAGACACTTCTTGTTAGTCAAGACATTCCTGTTGATCTTGAGTTGTACtaaaaaaataagcacagaCACATACCTGCTGGTTTTACCTCTGTTGATCCCTAGAATCTAAAAGTCACAATGTAAAGCTTATCTGGAACATGATGATGTAACACaaagttgttttgtgttttttgtagccTACAAAGCAGAACACTGAGCTAACCAGACCAGGTCCAAGGAATTGGAATACAATTTCTCGAAATGGAGGTACAACTTTCtgtattttaaggattttttaaagGATGTTTATACTTAATTTAGAAGTTTTAACCTTCTCATCCAATGATCATAATGTGTGAGGATCATATTCCCTACTCCAACGTCTCTCTGACCAGCTTTCTAACCATATGgtcagacagagatttaaagagtaGCAGGAAAAGCAAATGatgtggattagcagagcttgtCACAAAATATTGTGTCATCCAGGATATGATACTGAGTAATATATGGAGCTAGATTTGgtagttttgaacattttttttcagtttagtctttttgttttttcttttgaacaaacctTTTGGGCCCAATATAGCTCCATAGATATCATTTTTCTGCCTGGAAGAAAATtgtatgagttacaacaacatttactTCCCTCCAGgatcaataatatattttaaaattttatttaatattccaGGCTCTTAGCTGGGGTGGGTATAATGTCTTTGCTGTGGCACAATACTCTTTCCTACTGTGAATGATGAGCTGAACAGTTCAAATATCTCCTCAACTTTCTCCCAGACCTGCTTGTTATGTTCTCTGGTCTTTACGgtgctgtttgtttactaatgttcACTAAGAAACCCCCGAGGCCTTCAccgaacagctgcatttatactgagattaaattacacacaggcaCACTAAGTAATTAGGACACTTCTGAAAGCAATTGGTTGCAGTGGAACAACAGACTAAATTCATGTGCACCAACACATTTTTCAGGTGTTTACTTGTTAAATATTGTAGAAACCATGCATCCTGTTCCCTCAGCTTCACAATTTGTTGAATCAACTttgtttatcaaataaaatcccatcaAAAATACATTCAGGCTTGCTGGTtttaatgttagaaaatgtGAATGAGCTATGAATGCATTTGCAAAGGGCTGTAG harbors:
- the cep126 gene encoding centrosomal protein of 126 kDa gives rise to the protein MQNLQAKFSYLLNSKLGYTGNLENERQHLIQQQKLCKTRARKCLQETNQRRKALEEKRKQWDIQEELLRDNILQQRRQQVEEATQRFQRAHLPPSQRYRPIIKRKNRNMEEALGRIQVHWYTQTSSVVSPTDTPSGPPSTKPPTVSKSSPRQMLTAEVAYNKLLQEHRIRKDLEIHSFETSQLSDTSISESLLSKDSLENEKSDQSTFSPRSPYSSFFLDFEKPKKRHDLTPTSAPTSVLAKIPRDQNPALLGKFDKHKQESQADSMWSPNNMDVFQTSPRVTSEKQTPDSLAVSIIPYEDSKHFEAKSMINSQTHNILDTNEVDADDINVEDLYATEDDLLHCRSQIINDDSQLTYPSAKNIPFSSENGILLETPMKGSVANNYLNDEVLLHTVKENLQRLSEKVASISINNLNKVSNLMYQTEKPINAASTSSTCLSNDQSETEKCDHLKEEDKETPDPMISTYSLCNTRLLKGILKKKSKYSSEDLYLYDSGHLILSKQVALAIRDSMELTRAKTKDVMVNSSTTKKLRWFDEVHPEKESKEHDRANQEKPMFHLTNISKHHHPSLTRENESSKPGPRMAPAASVGYRFTKEAWADVGVQVNMAQERADKVKALCTSTRTSRSKVPRTDCNARLGRGPVSSRVRKGTIIRPQSAIEVVQIGKTQGKIMVPRPPPRTEPMEENNAKQAPVTEEAPYRNNSVETYPCPICLYLDCNVNGASSSGPQEIHNNINERGTMNEKGLCLHITPTDEEIAQLWDGVRSALNTKDAKPVLQKHARESRQVYRKPFAEHSRQPPVAGSRRFLQTYQPTKQNTELTRPGPRNWNTISRNGGFERAAQLPVAEVYPNGFLKQNQPVAQIQMPERVQEGLNSLSFEENKIMLSLDRLNHQLHCLKTHRQSKTDNNGHITVGTPLTKESNNHKHQASSANLIHYQKKT